A portion of the Apus apus isolate bApuApu2 chromosome 3, bApuApu2.pri.cur, whole genome shotgun sequence genome contains these proteins:
- the NT5C1B gene encoding cytosolic 5'-nucleotidase 1B, with protein MSGSGPEEPQPGQGAEVQLQEAEQDWAAAKAFYDNLVSKRPRPPKPQHAITVAVSSRALFDLVEERRIYEEQGVEKYVQYQQDNENVTLKPGPAFHFVKALEHVNARLLELYPDDEERFDIVLMTNNHAQVGVRLINSINHYGLTIERFCMTGGKSPVGYLTAYLANLYLSADSEKVQEAIEAGIAAATMFTASKEVAYSDTQLRVAFDGDAVLFSDESEQIVKEQGLDRFFEHEQLNENKPLAQGPLKGFLEDLGKLQKKFYAKNERLNCPIRTFLVTARSAASSGARVLKTLRSWGLEIDEALFLAGAPKGPILVKIRPHIFFDDQMFHIEGAQKLGTVAAHVPYGVAQKHHKSA; from the exons ATGAGCGGCTCCGGGCCGGAGGAGCCCCAGCCCGGCCAGGGGGCGGAGGTTCAGCTGCAGGAGGCCGAGCAGGACTGGGCGGCCGCCAAGGCTTTCTACGACAACCTGGTGTCCAAGAGACCCCGGCCG CCCAAGCCCCAGCACGCCATCACGGTGGCCGTCTCCTCCCGAGCCCTCTTCGATCTGGTGGAGGAGCGGCGGATCTACGAGGAGCAAGGGGTGGAGAAGTACGTGCAGTATCAGCAGGACAACGAGAACGTCACCCTCAAACCCGGACCGGCTTTCCATTTCGTCAAG gcactggaacaTGTCAATGCCAGGCTGCTGGAACTGTACCCTGATGATGAGGAACGATTCGATATCGTTCTGATGACTAATAACCATGCCCAAGTGGGAGTGAGGCTCATAAACAGCATCAATCACTATG GCTTAACAATTGAACGTTTCTGTATGACGGGAGGAAAAAGCCCTGTTGGTTACCTGACTGCATACCTGGCCAACTTGTACCTCTCAGCAGACTCTGAAAAAGTGCAAGAAGCTATAGAAGCAG GCATCGCAGCAGCTACCATGTTCACTGCCAGCAAAGAGGTTGCCTACTCGGATACACAGCTGAGGGTGGCATTCGATGGGGATGCAGTTCTCTTTTCTGATGAATCAGAACAGATTGTCAAAGAGCAAGGATTAGATAGATTTTTTGAGCATGAACAGCTGAATGAAAATAAGCCTCTTGCACAG GGTCCTTTGAAAGGTTTTCTGGAAGATCTAGGGAAACTCCAGAAGAAGTTCTATGCGAAAAACGAACGGTTAAATTGTCCTATAAGGACCTTCCTGGTTACAGCCAGAAGCGCggccagctctggagccagagTGCTGAAGACTCTTCGTAGCTGGGGTCTGGAGATTGATGAGGCACTTTTCCTAGCAGGAGCTCCTAAAGGACCAATCCTGGTGAAAATCCGCCCTCACATTTTCTTTGATGACCAGATGTTTCACATTGAAGGAGCACAGAAATTGGGCACCGTTGCTGCGCACGTTCCCTACGGGGTTGCGCAGAAACACCACAAATCTGCGTGA
- the RDH14 gene encoding retinol dehydrogenase 14: protein MAAAAGAALALGGGLLLAAWRWLRGAARALRGGSSMRGKTVIVTGANSGLGRAAAAELLRLQARVIMGCRDRARAERAAREIRAEVGGGEGGGELVVRELDLASLRSVRAFCHRVLQEEPRLDVLINNAGIFQCPYMKTEDGFEMQFGVNHLGHFLLTNLLLGLLKNSAPSRIVVVSSKLYKYGEINFEDLNSEISYNKSFCYSRSKLANILFARELARRLEGTGVTVNSLHPGIVRTNLGRYVNIPLLAKPLFNLVSWAFFKTPLEGAQTSIYLASSPDVEGVSGKYFGDCKEEELLPKAMDDLVARKLWDISEVMVGLLK, encoded by the exons atggcggcggcggcgggcgctgcGCTGGCGCTGGGcggggggctgctgctggcggCCTGGCGCTGGCTGCGGGGGGCGGCCCGCGCCCTGCGCGGCGGCTCCTCCATGCGGGGCAAGACGGTGATCGTCACGGGGGCCAACAGCGGGCtgggccgggcggcggcggccgagCTGCTGCGGCTGCAGGCCCGAGTCATCATGGGCTGCCGCGACCGGGCGCGGGCCGAGCGGGCGGCCCGTGAGATCCGGGCCGAGGTAGGGGGTGGCGAGGGAGGCGGCGAGCTGGTGGTCCGGGAGCTGGACCTGGCCTCGCTCCGCTCCGTCCGAGCCTTTTGCCACCGCGTCCTCCAG GAAGAGCCAAGGCTGGATGTCCTGATAAATAATGCAGGGATATTCCAGTGTCCATACATGAAGACAGAGGATGGTTTTGAGATGCAATTTGGTGTAAACCACTTGGGTCACTTCTTGCTCACCAACCTTCTTCTGGGCCTCCTCAAaaattctgctcccagcaggattGTGGTAGTATCCTCAAAGCTTTACAAATATGGAGAGATCAACTTTGAAGACTTGAACAGTGAAATAAGTTACAATAAAAGCTTTTGTTACAGTCGGAGTAAACTGGCTAACATATTATTTGCAAGGGAGCTGGCCCGTCGGTTAGAAGGGACAGGAGTCACCGTCAATTCGCTTCATCCCGGGATTGTCAGAACCAATCTAGGCAGATACGTGAATATTCCTTTGCTGGCAAAACCCCTATTCAACTTGGTGTCCTGGGCTTTCTTCAAAACACCTCTGGAAGGAGCCCAGACTTCTATTTATTTGGCCTCTTCTCCTGATGTCGAAGGCGTGTCGGGAAAATATTTTGGGGACTGCAAAGAGGAGGAACTGCTGCCCAAAGCCATGGATGACTTGGTTGCAAGAAAGTTGTGGGATATTAGTGAAGTGATGGTTGGTTTATTGAAATAA